In Holophagales bacterium, one DNA window encodes the following:
- a CDS encoding ammonium transporter encodes MLHLDTGNTAFMLLCSSLVMLMTPGLAFFYGGLVGRKNVLAIMIQSFVSMGWTTVLWWAFGFSMCFSGDLKSGTDFAGIIGNFDWALMRGVTLDMPSPLNDTIPMIVFCAYQMMFAIITPALITGAFTNRVTFKAYMLFLSGWLVFVYFPFVHMVWGGGILAQWGVLDFAGGIVVHNIAGIAALASVLYVGKRKVLDKGPHSIPLVALGTGLLWFGWYGFNAGSEFRVDSVTAVAFLNTDIAASFAAVAWLLMDWMTSRKPKFLGLLTGAVAGLATITPAAGYVSPTTACLIGLIAGVVCFYAVALKNRLGWDDALDVWGVHGVGGFIGIVLCGIFATKAFNPAGVDGLLRGNSHFFLVECGAVLISSVWAFAFTLGMLWVINKITPVRVEEAQEEVGLDEGIHGEKAYLEEAI; translated from the coding sequence ATGCTGCATCTGGATACGGGAAACACAGCGTTCATGCTGCTCTGCTCGAGCCTCGTCATGCTGATGACGCCAGGCCTGGCGTTCTTCTACGGTGGGCTGGTGGGGAGGAAGAACGTCCTGGCGATCATGATCCAGAGCTTCGTCTCGATGGGCTGGACTACGGTGCTCTGGTGGGCCTTCGGCTTCTCGATGTGCTTCTCGGGGGATCTGAAGAGCGGGACCGACTTCGCGGGGATCATCGGCAACTTCGACTGGGCGCTGATGCGCGGCGTCACCCTCGACATGCCGTCGCCGCTCAACGACACCATCCCGATGATCGTTTTTTGCGCCTACCAGATGATGTTCGCCATCATCACCCCGGCGCTGATCACCGGCGCGTTCACCAACCGGGTCACCTTCAAGGCCTACATGCTCTTCCTGAGCGGCTGGCTCGTCTTCGTCTACTTCCCGTTCGTTCACATGGTGTGGGGTGGCGGAATCCTCGCCCAGTGGGGCGTTCTCGACTTCGCCGGTGGCATCGTCGTCCACAACATCGCCGGGATCGCGGCGCTCGCCTCGGTGCTCTACGTCGGCAAGCGCAAGGTCCTCGACAAGGGCCCGCACAGCATTCCGCTCGTCGCCCTGGGCACCGGTCTGCTCTGGTTCGGCTGGTACGGCTTCAACGCGGGCAGCGAGTTCCGCGTCGACTCGGTCACCGCGGTGGCCTTCCTCAACACCGACATCGCGGCCTCGTTCGCCGCCGTGGCCTGGCTGCTGATGGACTGGATGACGTCGCGCAAGCCGAAGTTCCTCGGTCTGCTGACCGGCGCCGTGGCGGGTCTCGCCACGATCACCCCGGCGGCCGGTTACGTCTCGCCGACGACCGCCTGCCTCATCGGACTGATCGCCGGCGTCGTCTGCTTCTATGCCGTGGCGCTGAAGAACCGTCTGGGCTGGGACGACGCCCTCGACGTCTGGGGCGTGCACGGCGTGGGCGGGTTCATCGGCATCGTCCTGTGCGGAATCTTCGCCACGAAGGCGTTCAACCCCGCCGGGGTCGACGGCCTGCTGCGCGGCAACAGCCACTTCTTCCTCGTCGAGTGCGGCGCGGTGCTGATCTCGTCGGTCTGGGCCTTCGCGTTCACCCTCGGCATGCTCTGGGTGATCAACAAGATCACGCCGGTGCGGGTCGAAGAGGCGCAGGAGGAGGTGGGTCTGGACGAGGGGATCCACGGCGAGAAGGCCTATCTCGAAGAGGCGATCTGA
- a CDS encoding alpha/beta fold hydrolase, which yields MPEDVRFPARDGDALAGTLFPAERPRGTVVVASAMGVRRRLYARFAERLAAGGLTTLTFDYRGIGGSRRGPLRGFAAELHDWGELDLAGAIDWLAARHRDLPLQLVTHSVGGQIFGLIEETPAVGAVFLASQSGSWRLWRGLPRLGMFFVWHLAVPGLARAFGYLPMRAIRQGEDLPAGVAREWAAWGRRDEYVWSYAGPRGGRGFRRWTGTLRAYAIADDGYAPRRGVEALAAMYSRARVEVRTISPGDFGLRRIGHFGLFRPELGAAIWEEIDATLHARLTEIAAAPG from the coding sequence ATGCCCGAAGACGTTCGATTCCCCGCCCGCGACGGCGACGCGCTCGCCGGCACGCTCTTCCCGGCGGAGCGGCCGCGCGGCACCGTGGTCGTCGCCTCGGCCATGGGCGTCCGGCGACGCCTCTACGCCCGCTTCGCCGAACGGCTGGCCGCCGGCGGCCTGACCACGCTGACCTTCGACTACCGCGGCATCGGCGGCTCCCGCCGCGGCCCGCTCCGCGGCTTCGCGGCCGAGCTCCACGACTGGGGAGAGCTCGACCTCGCGGGCGCGATCGACTGGCTGGCCGCGCGTCACCGCGATCTGCCGCTGCAACTCGTCACCCACAGCGTCGGCGGGCAGATCTTCGGACTGATCGAGGAGACGCCCGCCGTCGGCGCCGTGTTCCTCGCTTCCCAGAGCGGGAGCTGGCGCCTCTGGCGCGGCCTGCCGCGGCTCGGCATGTTCTTCGTCTGGCATCTGGCGGTTCCCGGCCTGGCAAGGGCCTTCGGCTACCTGCCGATGCGTGCCATCCGCCAGGGCGAGGACCTGCCCGCGGGCGTGGCACGCGAGTGGGCCGCCTGGGGCCGCCGTGACGAGTACGTCTGGAGCTACGCCGGACCGCGAGGTGGCCGAGGGTTCCGCCGGTGGACGGGGACCTTGCGGGCCTATGCCATCGCCGACGACGGCTACGCGCCACGGCGCGGCGTCGAGGCGCTGGCGGCGATGTACTCGCGCGCCCGGGTCGAGGTGCGGACGATCTCGCCCGGCGATTTCGGGCTTCGCCGGATCGGCCACTTCGGCCTCTTCCGACCCGAGCTCGGCGCGGCGATCTGGGAGGAGATCGACGCGACGCTCCACGCTCGCCTCACCGAGATCGCTGCGGCTCCTGGCTGA
- a CDS encoding oligopeptide transporter, OPT family, which translates to MLEFSGRALVLGLVMSVVLGAANAYLGLRAGMTIAATYPAAVIGMAILRLWKGTILEENFARTVGSIGESVAAGAIFTIPAFVILGMWKFDPEHMVQEYLTATALMILGALLGIMFVTILRRVMVEDATLPFPESVAASEIHKAGQKGTGAAMQLFSAMGVGAAIKLAGDLGIFRAKNTFQIAVGKVHESFVRLGLTQDAKKVATGGVSTFAAPEITPAYLGVGFIIGPELGALNFAGGLLAWGLFVPLLVFFIGPSMIDQYTTPDGVQNWAQLTGHLYRFIVRPIAVGGMLVGACYTLYRMRKNLIGGIKRGIADVQKSAHAAASTDRTERDLSFKTVLLGIAVILILMVALYFYFTKALPAAMFAALVILVTGFFFAAVSGNLVGMIGSSNNPISGLTLATTIIAALTMVIVGAKGPQGIAAVLGVAAVGCVSAAVAGEMLQDLKVGHILGGTPWKMQVGDIIGVCVAGLVMFFPLYLMHTADVARFPGVGGFGGPNYPAPQAGLMAALSQGIVGGEMAWPLVLVGIAMGISLILIKVKSPMLFSVGMYLPLETTFAIFVGGLIRGLVDKLRDKRGFNDAQKARVENAGVLVASGLIAGEGLTGLLIAGVVVAREDKTFPSFDAFASVAPYLAVAVLVGLAWYMVRTPLSKAGDADEPAPPTAVM; encoded by the coding sequence ATGCTCGAGTTTTCCGGCCGGGCGCTGGTCCTCGGACTCGTGATGAGCGTGGTCCTCGGCGCGGCCAACGCCTACCTCGGCCTGCGGGCCGGCATGACCATCGCCGCGACCTATCCGGCGGCGGTCATCGGCATGGCGATCCTGCGCCTCTGGAAGGGCACCATCCTCGAGGAGAACTTCGCCCGAACCGTCGGCTCGATCGGCGAGTCGGTGGCGGCCGGTGCGATCTTCACCATCCCGGCGTTCGTCATCCTGGGAATGTGGAAGTTCGACCCCGAGCACATGGTGCAGGAGTACCTGACCGCCACGGCGTTGATGATCCTCGGCGCGCTGCTCGGCATCATGTTCGTCACCATCTTGCGCCGCGTCATGGTCGAAGATGCGACCCTGCCGTTCCCCGAGTCGGTCGCGGCCTCCGAGATCCACAAGGCGGGACAGAAGGGCACCGGGGCGGCGATGCAGCTGTTCAGCGCCATGGGCGTCGGCGCGGCGATCAAGCTCGCCGGTGACCTCGGCATCTTCCGCGCCAAGAACACCTTCCAGATCGCGGTGGGCAAGGTCCACGAGAGCTTCGTCCGTCTCGGCCTGACCCAGGACGCCAAGAAGGTGGCGACCGGTGGCGTCTCGACTTTCGCGGCTCCGGAGATCACCCCGGCCTACCTCGGTGTCGGCTTCATCATCGGCCCGGAGCTCGGGGCGCTGAACTTCGCCGGCGGCCTGCTCGCCTGGGGTCTCTTCGTGCCGCTGCTCGTCTTCTTCATCGGCCCGTCGATGATCGACCAGTACACGACGCCGGACGGGGTGCAGAACTGGGCGCAGCTGACCGGCCACCTCTACCGCTTCATCGTCCGTCCGATCGCCGTCGGCGGCATGCTGGTGGGCGCCTGCTACACGCTCTACCGGATGCGCAAGAACCTGATCGGCGGCATCAAGCGCGGCATCGCCGACGTGCAGAAGTCGGCGCACGCCGCCGCCTCCACCGACCGCACCGAGCGCGACCTGTCGTTCAAGACGGTGCTCTTGGGCATCGCGGTCATCCTGATCCTCATGGTGGCGCTCTACTTCTACTTCACCAAGGCGCTGCCGGCGGCGATGTTCGCCGCCCTGGTAATTCTCGTCACCGGCTTCTTCTTCGCCGCGGTGTCGGGCAACCTCGTCGGCATGATCGGCTCGTCGAACAATCCGATCTCCGGGTTGACCCTCGCCACGACGATCATCGCCGCGCTCACCATGGTGATCGTCGGCGCCAAGGGGCCGCAGGGGATCGCCGCGGTGCTCGGTGTCGCCGCGGTCGGCTGCGTCTCGGCGGCGGTGGCCGGCGAGATGCTGCAGGACCTCAAGGTCGGACACATCCTCGGCGGCACGCCGTGGAAGATGCAGGTCGGCGACATCATCGGCGTCTGCGTCGCCGGTCTGGTGATGTTCTTCCCGCTCTACTTGATGCACACGGCAGACGTCGCCCGCTTCCCGGGCGTCGGCGGCTTCGGCGGTCCGAACTATCCGGCGCCGCAGGCCGGCCTGATGGCGGCGCTCTCGCAGGGCATCGTCGGCGGCGAGATGGCCTGGCCGCTGGTGCTCGTCGGCATCGCCATGGGCATCTCGCTCATCCTCATCAAGGTGAAGAGCCCGATGCTGTTCTCGGTCGGCATGTACCTGCCGCTCGAGACCACCTTCGCCATCTTCGTCGGCGGGCTGATCCGTGGCCTCGTCGACAAGCTCCGCGACAAGCGCGGCTTCAACGACGCGCAGAAGGCGCGAGTGGAGAACGCCGGCGTGCTGGTGGCCTCCGGATTGATCGCCGGCGAGGGCTTGACCGGCCTGCTGATCGCCGGCGTGGTGGTGGCGCGCGAGGACAAGACCTTCCCGAGCTTCGACGCCTTCGCTTCGGTGGCGCCGTACCTCGCGGTGGCGGTCCTCGTCGGCCTCGCCTGGTACATGGTCCGCACGCCGCTCTCGAAGGCGGGTGACGCCGACGAGCCGGCGCCGCCGACGGCGGTGATGTAG
- a CDS encoding CRTAC1 family protein, whose amino-acid sequence MSSHRPSGPTLGLLLSCLATPYPASAQPPVFTDVTATAGLGAFRHGNSDAASPIEPRWISAGVACGDIDGDGDLDLYLVGGDQFANRLYRNNGDGTFTDVAATAGVQITGVVGSAPVLTDVDGDGDLDLFVFSVQGAPIVPTDPPVADPAALPRLFLNNGSGVFVDGSASTGIESYAPVYSAALGDIDRDGDLDLFLSHWMQGGPMLWENEGGGTYTAIDATHLGADTRTLLPNTFTPAFADLDSDGWPDLAVASDFGQSRQFANRGDGTFARRNATVLTDENGMGASVGDVDNDGDLDWFVSSIWDPDGVGGWGVSGNRLYRNDGSGNLTDATTAAGVRQGYWGWGACFSDFDLDGDLDLVHTNGFPAAPASEFWSDPTRLFLNDGLGVFTEGAAAAGLADSGQGRAVVCFDFDGDGDLDLLVMQNGNLRNGYAAPVRLFRNTPPAGRHWLKVRPIGRGANSQAVGARVVAQAGALTQMRELRLGSNFAAHDPVEAHFGLGAATTVDLLRVVWPDGTEVAWSNVAADQTLQPSSATACSCSPRLVSAVAGGPIAWNVACETSGTPLASLPLAWSVVAGPNSGLTGNGTTSIGGSATLGFTGHGSPGRDRVRVTATSGGLALACTVDLDWTSLFEDSFETGGLTRWSAH is encoded by the coding sequence ATGAGCTCGCACCGACCGTCCGGCCCCACGCTGGGGCTTCTGCTCTCCTGCCTCGCCACACCGTACCCGGCGAGCGCGCAGCCTCCGGTGTTCACCGACGTCACAGCGACGGCCGGGCTCGGCGCCTTCCGCCACGGCAACTCCGACGCCGCCTCGCCGATCGAGCCGCGCTGGATCTCGGCCGGCGTCGCCTGCGGCGACATCGACGGCGACGGCGACCTCGACCTCTACCTCGTCGGCGGCGACCAGTTCGCCAACCGGCTCTACCGCAACAACGGCGACGGCACCTTCACCGACGTCGCCGCGACCGCCGGCGTGCAGATCACCGGCGTCGTCGGCTCGGCACCGGTCCTGACCGACGTCGACGGCGACGGCGACCTCGACCTCTTCGTCTTCAGCGTGCAGGGTGCGCCGATCGTCCCGACCGACCCGCCGGTCGCCGATCCGGCGGCTCTGCCGCGCCTCTTTCTCAACAACGGCAGCGGGGTCTTCGTCGACGGCTCGGCCTCCACCGGGATCGAGAGCTACGCCCCGGTCTATTCGGCCGCCCTCGGCGACATCGACCGGGACGGCGACCTCGACCTCTTCCTCTCGCACTGGATGCAGGGCGGTCCGATGCTCTGGGAGAACGAGGGCGGCGGCACCTACACGGCGATCGACGCGACCCACCTCGGCGCGGACACGCGGACTCTGCTGCCGAATACCTTCACGCCCGCCTTCGCCGACCTCGATTCGGACGGCTGGCCCGATCTCGCGGTCGCCAGCGACTTCGGCCAGAGCCGCCAGTTCGCCAACCGCGGCGACGGCACGTTCGCGCGACGCAACGCCACCGTGCTCACCGACGAGAACGGCATGGGGGCGTCGGTCGGCGACGTCGACAACGACGGCGATCTCGACTGGTTCGTCTCCAGCATCTGGGACCCGGACGGCGTCGGTGGCTGGGGGGTGAGCGGCAACCGCCTCTATCGCAACGACGGCAGCGGCAACCTGACCGATGCGACGACCGCCGCCGGCGTGCGGCAGGGCTACTGGGGCTGGGGCGCCTGCTTCTCCGACTTCGACCTCGACGGCGACCTCGACCTCGTTCATACGAACGGCTTCCCCGCCGCTCCGGCCTCGGAGTTCTGGAGCGATCCGACGCGCCTCTTCCTCAACGACGGACTCGGCGTCTTCACCGAAGGCGCCGCCGCCGCCGGGCTTGCCGACAGCGGCCAGGGGCGTGCCGTCGTCTGCTTCGACTTCGACGGCGACGGCGACCTCGACCTGCTGGTGATGCAGAACGGCAACCTGCGCAACGGCTACGCCGCGCCGGTGCGCCTCTTCCGCAACACACCGCCGGCGGGACGCCACTGGCTCAAAGTGCGGCCCATCGGGCGCGGCGCCAACTCCCAGGCGGTCGGTGCCCGGGTCGTCGCCCAGGCCGGTGCGCTCACCCAGATGCGCGAGCTGCGCCTCGGCAGCAACTTCGCGGCGCACGACCCGGTCGAAGCCCACTTCGGCCTCGGCGCCGCCACCACCGTCGACCTGCTGCGCGTCGTCTGGCCCGACGGCACCGAGGTGGCCTGGAGCAACGTCGCCGCCGACCAGACGCTGCAGCCGTCGAGCGCCACCGCCTGCTCCTGCTCGCCCCGGCTCGTCTCGGCAGTGGCCGGCGGACCCATCGCGTGGAACGTCGCCTGCGAGACGAGCGGCACGCCGCTCGCCAGCCTGCCGCTCGCCTGGTCGGTCGTCGCCGGACCCAACAGCGGCCTCACCGGCAACGGCACGACCTCGATCGGCGGCAGCGCGACGCTCGGCTTCACCGGCCACGGCAGCCCCGGCCGCGACCGCGTGCGCGTCACCGCCACGAGCGGCGGCCTCGCCCTCGCCTGCACCGTCGACCTCGACTGGACCTCGCTCTTCGAGGACAGCTTCGAGACCGGCGGCCTCACCCGCTGGAGCGCTCACTAG
- a CDS encoding esterase family protein has protein sequence MIATLVAGITLALPAALGLAVDATTPPAAVAHPFVSLADIDAEIVRVTAGTTDADLFWRRVCASGDSPLVFDRTAVFFWRGAAARVEWRGDLVGWEESEETRGRRIGSTDLWTWRHELLPASRADYKIVLDGSTWLLDPRNPHQQVGGYGPNSEIRMPGWHPAAHAERREGVTAGRLVDLPIASARLGYRVDVRVYTPAGFDPASGARLPVLYVTDGSDYWREEMGALPVTLDNLIAAQRLPPLLAVFVDPWDRATGVNRRERELVPAPDGTCPFCDFLVEELVPAIDRSYPTLATREHRAILGTSLGGLHATFLVTAHGDTFGLAGIQSPALRHLPGALDRVRTAPQPPLRAVVDCGLYEGGMLEDSRLLTRELAARGTQVRSIEVPEGHSWGHWRQTAAELLEFLFARPPR, from the coding sequence ATGATCGCAACGCTTGTCGCCGGCATCACCCTCGCGCTCCCGGCCGCACTCGGCCTGGCGGTGGACGCAACGACGCCACCGGCCGCCGTCGCTCATCCCTTCGTCTCCCTCGCCGACATCGACGCCGAGATCGTCCGCGTCACCGCCGGCACCACGGATGCCGACCTCTTCTGGCGCCGCGTCTGCGCCTCGGGCGATTCGCCGCTCGTCTTCGACCGCACCGCCGTCTTCTTCTGGCGAGGGGCCGCCGCGCGCGTCGAGTGGCGGGGCGATCTGGTCGGATGGGAGGAGAGCGAGGAGACGCGCGGGCGCCGCATCGGGTCGACCGACCTCTGGACCTGGCGCCACGAGCTGCTGCCCGCCTCGCGGGCCGACTACAAGATCGTGCTCGACGGCAGCACCTGGCTGCTCGACCCGCGAAATCCCCATCAGCAGGTCGGCGGTTACGGGCCGAACTCCGAGATCCGGATGCCGGGGTGGCACCCCGCTGCGCACGCCGAGCGCCGGGAGGGCGTGACGGCCGGGCGACTCGTCGACCTGCCGATTGCCAGCGCCCGCCTCGGTTATCGGGTCGACGTGCGCGTCTACACTCCGGCCGGCTTCGACCCGGCCTCCGGCGCCCGCCTGCCGGTGCTCTACGTGACCGACGGATCGGACTACTGGCGCGAGGAGATGGGCGCACTGCCGGTGACCCTCGACAACCTGATCGCCGCGCAGAGGCTGCCACCGCTGCTCGCCGTGTTCGTCGATCCGTGGGACCGCGCCACCGGCGTCAACCGGCGCGAGCGCGAGCTGGTGCCCGCGCCCGACGGGACCTGTCCCTTCTGCGACTTCCTTGTCGAGGAGCTGGTGCCGGCGATCGACCGCTCCTACCCGACCCTGGCCACGCGCGAGCATCGGGCCATCCTCGGCACCTCGCTCGGCGGCCTCCATGCCACCTTCCTGGTGACGGCACACGGTGACACGTTCGGCCTGGCGGGAATCCAGAGCCCGGCCCTGCGCCACCTCCCCGGCGCGCTCGACCGTGTCCGCACCGCGCCGCAGCCGCCGCTGCGGGCCGTGGTCGACTGCGGCCTCTACGAGGGCGGCATGCTCGAGGACTCGCGCCTCCTGACGCGCGAGCTCGCGGCCAGAGGCACGCAGGTGAGGTCGATCGAGGTCCCCGAGGGCCACTCCTGGGGGCACTGGCGGCAGACCGCCGCCGAGCTGCTCGAGTTCCTGTTCGCCCGTCCGCCGCGCTAG